The Triticum urartu cultivar G1812 unplaced genomic scaffold, Tu2.1 TuUngrouped_contig_3984, whole genome shotgun sequence genome includes a region encoding these proteins:
- the LOC125527470 gene encoding uncharacterized protein LOC125527470: protein MSAIVGHDDGSPPSPLHLLEVTVISAQDLHRRHRLSHRVRAYAVAWIDGTRKLRTEVDLAGGADPTWNDRFLFRVDAGFLKSETAAVVVEVRATRRFGSDVVLGRTGIVVSTFVRVHSSRLTAAPAVAVAPTGRQVAALQLRRPRSLRPQGVLNVAVTLLGAAQARAVAPIYHMPGSPDAFAMKDLVAMRPAPFLSEITEEGAAEERGLEYYARRQRPLVEHSGPLDPRGAAIEQSKLAMKLEKWRVDLSPDHGDHDGRGGGKSGRWLRRTSCFGRQESWER from the coding sequence ATGTCGGCGATAGTGGGGCACGACGACGGCTCGCCGCCGTCCCCGCTCCACCTGCTGGAGGTCACGGTCATCTCCGCGCAGGACCTGCACCGGCGCCACCGGCTCAGCCACCGGGTGCGCGCGTACGCCGTGGCGTGGATCGACGGCACGCGGAAGCTGCGCACGGAGGTCGACCTCGCCGGCGGGGCCGACCCGACGTGGAACGACCGGTTCCTCTTCCGCGTGGACGCCGGGTTCCTCAAGTCGGAgaccgccgccgtcgtcgtcgagGTGCGCGCGACCCGGAGGTTTGGCTCTGATGTTGTCCTTGGACGCACGGGGATCGTGGTGAGCACCTTCGTGCGCGTGCACTCGTCCAGGCTCACTGCTGCTCCTGCGGTGGCGGTGGCGCCCACCGGCCGGCAGGTGGCGGCGCTGCAGCTCAGGCGCCCGCGGTCGCTCCGGCCGCAGGGCGTGCTCAACGTGGCGGTGACGCTGCTGGGCGCCGCCCAGGCGCGCGCCGTGGCGCCCATCTACCACATGCCGGGGTCGCCGGACGCGTTCGCCATGAAGGACCTCGTGGCGATGAGGCCGGCGCCGTTCCTGTCCGAGATCACGGAGGAGGGCGCGGCCGAGGAGAGGGGTCTGGAGTACTACGCGCGCCGCCAGCGGCCGTTGGTTGAGCACTCCGGGCCGCTGGACCCGAGGGGCGCCGCCATCGAGCAGAGCAAGCTGGCCATGAAGCTGGAGAAGTGGAGGGTGGATCTGTCCCCGGACCACGGGGATCATGACGGTCGCGGCGGCGGCAAGTCAGGGAGGTGGCTGCGCCGGACCTCCTGCTTCGGCCGCCAGGAGAGCTGGGAAAGGTAA